From one Dermacentor andersoni chromosome 1, qqDerAnde1_hic_scaffold, whole genome shotgun sequence genomic stretch:
- the LOC140215510 gene encoding uncharacterized protein, which produces MINDAENYSLRVAPLPSALHKAATSGFDDQPSVSEMLAELLNGQKRLAEDIAEIKNFQQSVNTRFETIESRLAALESSPHKPAVPSDSLNSELARLTNEIHNLSTKNDELENRARRNNLILHGLPESSDEDNERLSSDIAKWFEDKLKMSCPQIERCHRLGRPSRDRPRPVIMKPLDYREKVSVLKSGHKLKETDYRISEDFSLRVRNIRKKLWEASESFRNNGCTVRIRFDHIFIDKVRYNWNSASNTLEKVHRQQQQRTMNRHMQQQQRAASFDGDGDSAFPFRSVALCESET; this is translated from the exons ATGATCAACGACGCAGAAAACTACAGCTTGCGGGTGGCTCCTCTCCCGAGTGCACTGcacaaggccgccaccagtg GTTTTGACGATCAACCATCGGTGTCTGAAATGCTCGCTGAGCTTTTGAACGGGCAGAAAAGATTAGCTGAGGATATCGCCGAAATTAAAAACTTTCAACAATCTGTTAATACACGTTTTGAGACTATCGAATCGCGTCTGGCCGCTCTGGAGTCCTCGCCACATAAGCCTGCCGTCCCAAGCGACAGCCTTAACAGTGAACTCGCACGTCTAACAAACGAAATTCACAACCTTTCAACTAAAAATGATGAATTAGAAAACCGTGCTCGAAGGAACAATTTAATCTTACATGGTCTGCCAGAATCCTCCGATGAAGATAATGAACGCCTGTCCTCAGACATTGCGAAATGGTTTGAGGATAAACTTAAAATGAGCTGTCCTCAAATAGAAAGATGCCATCGTCTTGGAAGGCCTTCACGTGACCGTCCGCGACCCGTGATTATGAAACCTCTGGACTATCGGGAGAAAGTTTCGGTATTAAAAAGTGGTCACAAGCTAAAGGAAACCGATTACCGTATTTCGGAAGATTTTTCACTACGTGTCCGGAATATCCGCAAGAAACTTTGGGAAGCGTCTGAGAGTTTTAGGAACAACGGGTGCACGGTCCGCATACGGTTTGACCATATATTTATTGATAAAGTTCGCTATAACTGGAACAGCGCTTCTAATACATTAGAGAAAGTACATC ggcagcagcagcagcgaacaatGAACAGacacatgcagcagcagcagcgcgcagcCTCCTTTGATGGCGATGGCGATTCGGCTTTTCCTTTCAGATCGGTCGCCCTGTGCGAAAGCGAGACGTAG